AAGAGATATAAACATGTattcaatacaattttattttatttatagctgcatattaagttgaaaataaaatagttttgaatgaaaaacttttactcCTTATTTTTAATAGGTAATAAGAAAAGAGGTATAAACATGTATTcaatacacttttattttatttataactatatattaagttgaaaatagttttgaaagaaaaacttttactcCTCATTTTTAAtaggataataaaaaaagaggaataaacatgcattcaatagaattttattttatttatagctgtatactaagttgaaaataaaatagttttgaatgaaaaacttttactccttatttttaataggataataaaaaaaaggaataaacatttattcaatacaattttattttattcatagctatatattaagttgaaaataaaatagctttgaaAGAGAAACTTTCACTCCTCATTTTTAATAGGATGATAAAAACGAGGTGTAAACATGTattcaatacaattttattttatttataactatatattaagttgaaaataaaatagttttgaatgaaaaactTTTGCTCCTCATTTTTAATAGGGTAATAAAAAAGAGGTGTAACCATGTATTCAATACAAACATAAGTGGAATTTCCGCACCAAGATAATGACACTGGCTAAAATTAAAGTGATCGCAAAAAATCATATGTATCTTCgatatcattttgaaatgaatgaaagtaAACACTAGGAACGACCAATCTCCATTAACGAccctttactgtagaacagagAGNGgcaattttatgtaaatgaaaattcaaactaacacaaattttctaatatttacccttaaaagaaagttttactGAATTATTTTGACAAGTAATCCATAACATAAATCACATGATATgggaaagtaaataaagtcaAAAACTCGGAACaaataatatcataattataaaataagcttacttaaataataatttatatgtattacTTAAGtgtaaaactcaaaatttatacaacaaaatatatgatagctttcaaaattgataatatatttttaaatattaaaataagagaaatacacaaataatatattcagatagttcttaaaatgcatgcaaaatgattttccaaaaaaaaaaaaaaaacacaaaaaaaacgtatttacaccaaattttaaaacatctattAACGGTTTTAgacaataacaataaatttttaattttcgaaaactacttaattagttaataattagttaaatattatttattagttgctaaggagttaattaattagttaatattaaataaaattcctagTTGGAGAACAACTTAAAAATGCAATGTGCttgtcttttctttttgataaagagataaaaaaaaaatcaacttcatGACTCTTTCAGCTGTTTAACATTAAGTAATCAAAACGGAATCAATCTTCccataaattaaatgaagatgATAATTACTTACCGTGTACAATCCAAAATGTTAATCCAAAATATAATCAActtgattttcatttaatgaagcttttaaacatgcataatttttatttgagacCATTTTCTTGAAACCTATAACTATACTTTCAAAGAATCGTCAAAGGAGACTCGTCTGAGAATATTCACGTTACTTCCTGTTTGATAAGAAAATTTCCTCCCTGTCTACTTTCACATTCAACCTTGAATTAGAATACGAGATTGACGacctaatttttctttttattatgtaacaaatattctcttcattactttatttactttatgatATCGCTATGAGTGCACAGCTTTGCGTGGACTTCTTGTCACATAAACCAAGTTCCCAAAAGGAAGAATACGGACATAGACGAGTtttttaaatgtggtaaaatattttgtattcgcGTGTAAATTACGGGAAAATAGAAAACACGTAATATATTGgctgttaatatattttgtgaaaatcctGATTTCAGTTATTTAATCTGAACAAACTTCGATTGATTGTGATGCAATGCTACTAAAGACACAcgtatcaaaaaaattttaatgattgttaaaatattttgcaaaattccagatttcaattatttaatgtgATCAAACTTTGATTGATTATGAAGCATAcacatatattaaataatatgttattaaaaacacatatattaaaaaaactgtaatgtctgttaaaatattttgtgaaatccAGATTTCAGTTGTCTTATCTGAACAAACTTTATTCTGTTGTGATGCAATTAcacatacattttattaaaacaaataaaagttttatttttcaaactagttttttttaaatattttaatacaaatttaatccGATAATCTAACATCTTTTTTAGTACTAATTTGATtgctttttctataattaaaaaatatcgaaatatatatttgcttttaatttgagagtcagaaaaaatgtataaaacggACACCAGTGTCTTATCTACGACTAAGGGTTAAGCCCTTCActcgaaaaaatataatttataatttttaataataataaataatggtttaaaatgaaattggttgacaatcataaattatgaaacatgAAAGCAAAACAGGCTGACGGAATGAGTAGTGAAAAGCGGAGAAAGAtgttatatctaaaaatatgttatgtatAAAGAATATTGCAACCTTCGgcataaaaatcagttttttaatcACTAAGTAGTTTATACTGTCCAatcacacttttaaaatatactaatttatcATAATAAGCATTGTCATTAATTGAGTAACACTGTAATACAAAGTAATCGAATAACATTGTAAGTAATTGTATAATATTGTAAGTAAATGAAGCATTGTAAGTAATTGAATGATGTATGCAATTGAATAACTCTGAAAATAATTCAAGCAGTGTAACTAATTGTTGACACTGTAAGGATTTAAAGCATTATAAGCAATTGAATAATAtagtaagtaattaaataacattgtaagtaaatgaaacattagaagtatttaaatatCACTAAAAAAAGTTGGCCTTGCCGAATTTGGATGTGGAGATTCTGAGATTAGTTTTGCACCTAAAGCTGgagatttttcttgaaatgacttttttactttattttttgttgaaattttcaactttaaaaacgtAACAGAAGATCACGTGGATGTTGCGGCCAATTTCTAGGGGATTTAGGGAACATCATCTGGATGATTATTACATAAGAAGGCATGCCCAGAAACGTTGTCATGCGCAGCTACGGACGCTTTCCTACTAAAAAGTGTTCAGAAATACacaaagaaacagttcataatagggtGGGACCCTTAGCggcgtatgacgacatttctGAGCATGGATTTCAATGTAATTTCAATCGTGGTCATGTGTCCTTACTCGTGCCtggaagtttgtcgcaacatttatgccATCCCGTGTtacatataacgtttttaaactctcaaattttgacaaaaaattgacTGAAAATGCCGTTAAAAAGAACTCTAGCTAGGAGAGAGAATCTGATTGCAAATTTCATATCAACgacaagaaaaaaatctgttaaaaatctcataaaaagGTTTTCCagtgtaatttattaatttgatattgaTATAACATACATGtagcaaaattagaaaatatgaggtccttaaaaattgtacataaaaactttttgttgtttaaactTAAGTAGAATTTTATGCAGATAATACTAAATAGATGGGAATAAGCTGGTAATCAAGtataacataaaagaaattcttaaatttttgttgtttgtggtgttttttaaattagcttttcaaattttattataaacaaatttagagATGTCTTAAAAAAGAAGTCTTAGCAATTTACTCCCATTTGttcgtttcttttttaagaagaaaaggaaaacatgtatgaaaaataatcatcagATGTTGTAATGATTTGCAGCACCCTCTGCTGGTCTGTAAGGGTTTCTGATACTTGACGTATctaatcaaaactattttattaggaaataaatttaaatgaaaaaaaaactgacaattCTCCACAAAACGCTATATTTAatctattgcaattttaaacgaacttttagttttataactGCTTCGATGTTGATAAAAATTGAGTCACGTTTGTCTTCCTAGCTTCAAAGTCTATatgcttataaaaattcattttgtttgtcTCTTAACACTTCTGGTTCTTTCCTTGCATTGCATGTTTCGTTTCGCTTATCAGGTATTGTCATTTATATCAGTTAGATTACTCATCAAGTTTTCATCGTTCCATTAATTGATTTCATTTCCtgtgttatttatttgtcaGGTAAAGATAGAgtgttattttgtttcttttaagcAGTCTTGTTTCTTTTAAGTATCGCAAGTACGattttatatctataatttACCGTTAAAGGATTATCCTTCTAAAACGGGTCTTCTTGGTAAAGTATAGATTTATAATATCTTTTTGAAATGTAGACggtagaatttaaaatttatgattctaacagtatatattttggaatttagaaaatcaagataatcgttttttttaagcGTTATTTGATTCTTCTTTATATTATGTAACTgaattaaaacgtttttaaaataaattaaaattagatttaattttctactgaaagttataaaattatttgcttgtattatatatttatttttttagatttttatatgctattattacatttttgcatACATAAATCAGCTTTAACTCActggtttatttatttgcttacatATCAATTCACCTATACATTTACTAATTAAtgttctctttaaatttttataatttcctgATTTAATATTTCAGCAATTCTTTCGCATTCATTGACTCGCTGATTTTCTGAATCATTTATTAGTCAAATATTCAAACGATATATTAActgatttgattaattttatattgatctcatttatttatttcattctgattcatttattgattagctgatttattgttaatttactaAGACTTTCAATAaactgttttgaataaaattataactaggGACTTCCCACTAGTTTTTCTCTGAAGAACTTGAAATTACCAATTGGCCAAGACacttcttatttttgttaataataagagaaaaaaagaatttcaacaaTTCAACTCCTacatatcatatatcatatcatatatcatacACACGGCCTTGCCAACATGCTGGAGTCTTTCTGTTATTATTACTATTCCTAACtgtaattacttaattttactttaatgtacTAAGAATTTGATCATCTACATTATTTTGGTTCCTCTAACTGTAACTTACTCTTTGTATTTTTCACACGTAGACAGACTTGTCAATCCTAATTGAAAAGGTGCTAAAAAGCAGCTAAAACCAAAATTGTCTTGATTaagcaatatatataaaaacatgagagtttaaatgtaagcaaaataataagaatgttAGCAAAAACAGCTTTTCATCACGAGACACGCCGCCTTGCCAACATGATGGAGTCTTTCTGTTATTATTACTACTCCTAACtgtaattacttaattttactttaatgtactaataatttgaacatttacattattttggtTCCTCTAACTGTAACTTACTCTTTGTATTTTTCCAACGTAGACAGACTTGTCAATCGTAATTGAAAAAGTGCTAAAAAGCAGCTAAAACCAAAATTGTCTTGATTaagcaatatatataaaaacatgagagtttaaatataagcaaaaaaaataagaatattagcAAGAACAGCTTTTCATCAGGAGACACACCGCCTTGCCAACATGCTGGAGCCTTTCTGTCATTATTTCTACTCCTAACTATAATTAATGCCTACCGTTCTGTgtagggaactgtccttgcatcagaaagatcctgggttcgaatcccgggcaaggtatggatgtttctttctctctctctgtgttctatgtcctttctcctttgtgtatGAATGTGACTTGCCCTATAAACGGATTGTGGTAGTGTGAATGGCGTagtagaagtcgaattcctggccatagattgCGCCACTGAGAAACAgaaacaatcgcacccccactgcctagaCAGgtatacgacaaaaaaaaaactgtaattacttaattttactttaatgttcTAAGAATTtgatcatttatattattttcgtttttctaactgtaacttactctttgtattttttataggtAGACTTGTCAGTCTTTGTTTTTTTagcggaattttgacttggatttcgcaggattttaatttttatttcaatcttggAGTGTTTGATGTGTTTTATTACAGCCTGTTTTAATGGCATTGTATTGAGgtattatattgtatattgtaCTGCGGGGCACTGTCAGTTTTTGATTTTACCACAGACAACAGAAAGGTTCCAGCATCTTGGTCCCCTTGTGAAGTGCCGTTTTTGCTAACATACTTGTCTTTAGACTTCTTTTCGCTTGGTattaaattgtcaaattttttattcatattgcttaaataaaactattattatactACCAGGAGGCTTCGcaccctgctcgctggcgctcaccaacccccggaactgctttcacagttcatttcggattgctccGCAATCccatgctcgctttgctcgctcattggatacgttcttaaagTCTAGCTCTTGTATACTTttatgaatactgaagttccgaaaacttttcactgtagaaaattctaaacctgtacatttcaatattaatttgaaattgcaaacagttcacatatttttcttaatcacactattctaaatttcagttgttgagaaaagtaactgttgtaagttttgttttaaagtctttcccaccagagggctaaagccatgtgttgtaaaacaatatgaaatagaagtctgccactgaacgctttaggtaaagcatcggctttgatgaagataattttgtatttttaattctctgaagggcgccaccttaataatatggaatttgtaaaataaatgtatgtatttttgattgttgatgaagcccatcattttgtattttcatcaGTTCAGAAGCAaaacaactataagttttttattttatcacaaaaaaataaaatgcataaaaaacaaagaaaagagtaagaaaatgagtatagtcatagaaaaagttaaaattataatatagtatttgtcagttaaaataaaactttttgtttaagtcattgctaacaattcaaatttctccgaggcaagtataaattaaggtagtattgttaagttgaaacacaatatttttagttttgatgtgaacaatacaattcaatttttcacaaaaacgattgtttctgtgaaaaatattatttctaatatttttcaaaaatattattgtctctaaattatattattgtctATACTctctctaaatattatttttttatgtacacatttctaaatgtcggtattcaaccacaaaacaacttaaagtcctcaagtttagcatgaagttgtaaaatgtaacgaaagagggtcatagcaataatgtaagtagaagtaaagttagtactgtaaaattaaaacaatatttttaatcaatgagccaagttcttNATGAAcgggttgtgtgaatggcgtggcagaattcgaattcctggccatagatggcgccactgagaaacaggaacaatcgcacccccactgcctaaacaagtatacgacaaaaaaaaaattaattacttaattttactttaatgttctaagaattttatcacttatattattttcgtttttctaactgtaacttactcttagtattttttataggtAGACTTGTCAGTCTTAGTTTTTTTagcggaattttgacttgggtttcgcaggattttaatttttatttcaatcttggAATGTTTGATGTATTTTATTACATCCTGTATTAATGGCATTATATTGTGCtattatattgtatattgtaCTTCAGGACACTGTCAGTTTTTGATTTTACCACAGACAACAGAAAGGTTCCAGCATCTTGGTCCCCTGCTGAAGGGCCGTTTTTGCTAACATACTTGTCTTTAGACTTCTTTTTGCTTGGTattaaattgtcaaattttttattcatattgcttaaataaaactattattatactattatattattacatgtCGAATACCAATTCAGTAAGGATTTTGTCCTGTCAATGATTGTTCATTTGATTGAATAGAATTAGCACATTTGACGATAGATTAGACGATATAAGAATTGTAGCACGTAAAGACAGGGACCAAAGAATTGCTACATGTACGGAGATTGTACATTGAAACATGCTTCTCATTTTTTATGGCAAACATTgaccaataaatttaattttcttagttaCTGTGAATGTTTCCTTGGGAAGTGTATTTCCCAGcccctaaaatataaatataaacgtaaaatttataaaaattaaatatatttcctgaAGTTCTATACTTTGGTTGTTGATATAACACAAAACAATagggagaaattttaaaaataaataaataaccctCTAAATAGGGTTAAGGTAATATACCCAGAAACATTCTGCCTGATGACAACTGCACCTATCGAAGATAAACAACTGAAATCAAATGCACCAATCTAAGATAAACATCTGAAATCAAATACACCAATCTAATCACGTGACTAACCGTTTTACTAtctttatttacacttttttggTGTACCCGCACAAAAGAACGGAGTTCTCATCAATCTCGTAACAAGTTGCATAACATTATGGCTTAGAATTTGCGTTTATTTTAAGCTTAGAGATAatcataatcatttatttagtttacatTTTGTTGGCATCGACCTTTTGCAAATTAGAATGGTTAAGAACAACCCTGTCACTTTAAATGCTATGCTGTTTATACAGTGAAAaagcttaacacaaaaaatgaTGGCAActaattaacttcaaaatagtGTCTCACTACACAAACCAAGGATAGTTCCTGGTGTAGTAAAACACGAGtatattcttttacatttttttgtgtgaaatagCCGACGCCAATTTTTGTAATCAGtagcattaatatttataactgtaagataaaatacacataaaagtcagtaaagttatttcTATGATATAAACTAAGTGTAAGAATTATTAACTTAGAAGGCATGTGCAAACtaattcgtaaaataaaataagtttgttaaTCATACATACGCGTATATAGGCGAATTTATAGACGAATTTATAGACGAATGTGCagacaaatatataaaacaaatgaatttataGACGAATTCTAATTAGACTAAACAGAAAAGAAGCGGATATGAATTATACATGAAAAAATCACCTCAAAGTGttcacaaagatttaaaaattaaaacattactaTCTTCATGCAAGAACTGAAAACATATATTCATGTTTTAAAGGGAAACCTTTATTTCTGTTGATGTGAAACAGCGcagcaaatttttcaacaaattcctTCTGACTCTTTCTTGATTGCAAATGTTACTGGCGATATTCAAAGCGCGTCAGCGTCGATGCATTAGGAGGTGAAAATAATTGTCGTATGGTGTGAAGGAGCAAGAGTTGATGCAACCTCATTATTGGTGTTTAGATTTAACTGACACTCTTTAAATTGTAGCTCGAACTGGTGTTAACCTGAAATAAAGTGTTTCTTCACTGAATGTTTTGGGTTGCTTAACATCATATTCGGAAAGATGTAACGTCACAGTTTATACAGAGTATCACTCATATTATGTTCATTATGTTACATACTTATGTTgtgccttttattttttacaatgccGTTTCAATCGTTAAAAGTATTTAGATTTCGTTGGGAGTGTCTATgcagtttttaattcaaattaatctgTCGTCAGTCTCCAACAAGGTGAACCTTTACTGTGCGAGTGTGCTGTCATCACAGAATATTATTGCGAAATGAGTGGTGCACCAATTTTATCCCATACCGTAAACATGGCAAAACTAACACAAATTTGTCTTTTGAAATGTACTTTGcagattgtttttttagtttacaattagtatttaaaacaataatatcttttttttacataataggTAAACAAGACGAAGTTACACTGAACGTTTCTGAGGTGTTAGATAGAGAAAGGAAGTATCAATTCCATTAGCACTTCTTAGAAAAATCCTTTTGCACTTTTTGTAGATTTATCTTGTCCAATACTGGAGATGGCAATTCCTTTTCCCAAAAAACTAAAAGTACTTGATCcggaaattttaaacaaaaattttatttcaataattgaatCGGATATAAAGAGAACTGTTCCCTTAGAAGGGCGTTGTGCATATCCAAGTGATTCCTTTTTAGCAGAACTTGCATGTAGAGTTTCGAAAGAATCGAAAAATTGTCCAGATCCTCTGGATCAAGGTTGGGTTCTGCTGACAACAGCAAAGAACTCTAgtgataattattttggcgCTGCATATTGGAATCCCAATGACCAGCAAGTTGTTATTGCTCACAAAGGAACAAAAAACCTAAAGGATATATGGACCGATTATGAAGGTGTTTTATCAAACAAGTACACTTCTCAAATGAGTTCTGCTGCTAGTTTTTCAAACCTCATCGTGACCCAATTGGACAAACTCAATAAAAAGCAATCAGTGAATTTGAGTCTTTCTATTACTGGGCATTCTTTGGGTGGTTGGTTAGCACAGATAACTGCTTTTTCAACTCAATATCTTACTACTAAATTCTGTGAAGAAAAgggttcttctttttttgttaaaagccAAAAAGAAGGCTACCACACTCATACAGTAGTTTTTGATTGTCCTGGCTGCAAAGACATGTTGCTGAAAATGGAAGATGACTTCGACGTACATGCTGGCGATAAAGTTAATTTAGTAGATTTGTTGGACGTAACAATTTACCTATCCGCACCAAATTTGGTCAATACACTACACTCACATATTAATGTCGGTAATTTATATCGGGTTTTCATTGAAGGCTTACcagaaataaggaaaagatgGAATCTATTACAATATACTAAAGAAactcacaaaatgaaaaaaattagagatgCTTTATTTTCTGGGAAAGGCAGCTCAAGCGGAAGAATAATGAAGATAAGAGATTGGCCACTTGTGAAAGGTGGATTAGGTACAAGAattatcgaaaaattatttaatagtgaATGTAATGAATATGAACATTTTCATAACTTAGCAAATTGTGCTAATGATTATAACCCACCGACAGATGGTGACGATTATTGTACTATTCGTTATCAATTACAAAATGTGGAGGAAGGAGAATGTAGtgctaatatttttacacaGGCGGAATTCGATTTTCTGAAAGGATATGGTATATTGAAGAACTTTTCGATGTTTTCTCTGATTGATGACTTATTCACTTCTCTTCATCACAAAACAGAGggagtaataaataaagataaagtcgaaaaaatacttgattttgagataaaagaGGGAAAAGGACGAGGGGTTATCAAGTGCAGTTCAGAAGACATACTGCAGAAGGTGATTATGTGcgtcaaaaacattttacttatttctccAAGCATACACATGGCCGTAAACGCcaagttaaatagtttttgtgtttttaatgatGCTTACCGAAAACAGGCTCTCCATTATCTTCAGTCTATTGAGTATATCGAACTAAAGCAGGCAACTATGGATCTTCTCtatgattttctaaaaaatgaaaattgtcaatttttacAACTGATGTGTAGGGTTCACCCagtaatagaaatgaaaaaaattcacaaatttctaAATGAGTCAAGCACTAACTATAAAACTCTAAATATCATTTATCTCAGCATGAAGAAGTTTTTATACTTGCAGCAGTTTTTCCCGATTTATGATTTCGTAAAACAATTGAATACGAAAGTGACGGTCTTATTCGTAATTGAAAGTGACGAAGAAACCTGGATAAATGATAAAGAATtactgattaattattttaggaaattattCAGCGTTTTAGCAGATAAACTCatgtttaagtttattttaattactcaaaAGAGTAACGATTTAGAATACTATTTAGaagttaatttacatttttattgtaaaatgacGGATGATTCGGGAGTTACATTTGTTGATTTAACAAATGATTCTCAAAACCGACTTTTGAAGAAAACCATTTTCTTTCAAggattttttacagaattagGTAGTTTGATAACAGATAAAACAAAGCATCTGGTAGATGAAGAAACATTATCTAAACTTATCAACAATGAAATGATAGTGATAGGTAAGAGACTTCCTGATTTAGGTGATATTGAGAATTATTACATTGAGCGACATTTTTATCAGTGTAAAGATGGAAAGTATA
The nucleotide sequence above comes from Parasteatoda tepidariorum isolate YZ-2023 chromosome 6, CAS_Ptep_4.0, whole genome shotgun sequence. Encoded proteins:
- the LOC107446203 gene encoding uncharacterized protein is translated as MAIPFPKKLKVLDPEILNKNFISIIESDIKRTVPLEGRCAYPSDSFLAELACRVSKESKNCPDPLDQGWVLLTTAKNSSDNYFGAAYWNPNDQQVVIAHKGTKNLKDIWTDYEGVLSNKYTSQMSSAASFSNLIVTQLDKLNKKQSVNLSLSITGHSLGGWLAQITAFSTQYLTTKFCEEKGSSFFVKSQKEGYHTHTVVFDCPGCKDMLLKMEDDFDVHAGDKVNLVDLLDVTIYLSAPNLVNTLHSHINVGNLYRVFIEGLPEIRKRWNLLQYTKETHKMKKIRDALFSGKGSSSGRIMKIRDWPLVKGGLGTRIIEKLFNSECNEYEHFHNLANCANDYNPPTDGDDYCTIRYQLQNVEEGECSANIFTQAEFDFLKGYGILKNFSMFSLIDDLFTSLHHKTEGVINKDKVEKILDFEIKEGKGRGVIKCSSEDILQKVIMCVKNILLISPSIHMAVNAKLNSFCVFNDAYRKQALHYLQSIEYIELKQATMDLLYDFLKNENCQFLQLMCRVHPVIEMKKIHKFLNESSTNYKTLNIIYLSMKKFLYLQQFFPIYDFVKQLNTKVTVLFVIESDEETWINDKELLINYFRKLFSVLADKLMFKFILITQKSNDLEYYLEVNLHFYCKMTDDSGVTFVDLTNDSQNRLLKKTIFFQGFFTELGSLITDKTKHLVDEETLSKLINNEMIVIGKRLPDLGDIENYYIERHFYQCKDGKYIQKESKIYVTYDGQIEKLILKQDQDILLISETGKEFEKLCTEYENRNIHWVREIDDRYLWHKTRGEKPFLDEYCSSACSDIDGRVVIISSVSGAGKSTVLTKIARKMKIINSSLWVMRINLNDYTGKLANDTVSF